TTCGCAAGCCGGAAGGCAACGGATATGAAATCTTGGAAAGGTTCACTGACAGAACCGCGGCGTATATGCTGATGTTCGCCTTGATGAAGGCTGACAAATCAGACTCAGTCTATTTCGTTGAGCGAATCTCGGATAAGAAACTTCGTAAATAGTAGAATAAGTAGTAAGTCATATCATTATATACAATAGTGGACACGAGCTTTTTCCAGGGTTACGAAACGGGTGTAAAAGCCCGTTTTTTCGTTGCTTCTGGCGGTCTTTTTAGGACTATCGAAAGAGACTTTATTTGTGATTCCACGGTGCGATTCTAGGCTGATTTTGGGGCTAAAACCATGTTCAACTATTTGGACTATGTTTCGCGAGTCCAGAAGTGCTCCAAAACGCGAATATGGCGATTCTAGCCTAAAAACGGTGATGGACTATTTTTGACGGGCTAGATATAGTGAACAGAAAGACACTAATAAAAACGGCTCTGTCGGGCTAAACTGTACACTTGTGCCCGGCTAGCAAAAAATCCTCAATCTGTAAGCCCTTCCAAAACTGTTTTTCGGCTGCATGACCGATGTTTTTAGGCTATTTCGGCCGGTTCCGACTTCGCAGCATGTTCGCAGCTATACGGCCTGGCCTAACAGAGCCAGAGGGGCATTTTCGCAGCTTTTTCGCAGTTTCGACCCCAAAGTACGGCCTGGCCCGACAGAGCCACAAAATGGAGTTTCGCGGGCTATTTACGGCAAAGTTTGCAAAAGAGAATCCAGACGTTTCGTCATTTGAATAGCCCCTTCGTGGGCTAGATGGTTGCAGTCAAAAGCCATGTCGTCGGTGTAGTCGTGCTCCCCCATCTTGTTTTCGTCCATAAGGACAAAGTTGGGGTGTTCATCGTGTAAATCGGCGAGTTCCTTGATAAGCGCGGGAGCCTTGCTCCTCTGTATTCCGTGGAATCCGAGCGCACCGGTATTTTTGTATGCGGGGTTCTGCGGGAAGATGACGCCAATGACGTAAATTTCTCGCGCTTCACATTCTTCAATAATCGTTTTCAATAAATTAAAGTTGTCGTAATAAAGGTTGGAATAGCGATTCAGCCACAAACTATCTGTCCAAATTTTAGGATCACCCCACCCTGCAGCTTCAAGTTGTTCGTAACCCATGGTATTCAATAGCGGTTCAAACTTGGAATATCCTGGAGAATTTCTCGTGTATTCAGCAAGCTTGCTCGGAACAGAATCCTTCCAATAATTATGGTCCTCGTCATAGGCGTAGCCGGGATAATTGCGGTGGTTGTTTAACAAGAAGCTGTTGGGCGCCGAATTGAACCAGATATCCATATCAACGGAAATGACGATATATTTGAGGTGGCTGACATGCGACAGAACGTAGTTTTCAAAAATGAAATTTGCGCAATAGAGCATGCTGTTTGAATTTGCCATATTGAGCGCCTTGAACTTTTGATCGAAAAGCGACGGGATAACGCCGTGAAGCGCACGCGAAGATCCGAGAATGACTGTGTTTAGCGAGTCGTATTGATGCCAAAGCAAATCAATTTTATAGCGCCACTTGACAGCTATTTCAGACGTACCCGGGACAAAGTAAATTCCCGCACTGTCCGGATCCAATTGGAACGTATCTTTAGGAAGTGTATCGTTTTTAACGGTGTCTTTTTTAACAGTATCTTTGGGGATGGAGTCCTTAGGAATGGTGTCTTTGGGAATGGAATCCTTTTTTACGGTATCTTGCGGAATAGTGTCCTTCGGTGCTTTGAAGACTTTTTTCACCCATAAATTGGGGTGCCAGAGTTCATCGCCTTCGGCAAGTTCCAAAATGCTATTGTCGGTAGGGTTTGCAAGCACGATTTTCGTGTGAGCTCCGTTTTTATTGACAAGAGTCGCTACGATGTTGGATCGTTCCCCATCAGTCGCCCATTCACTGTGATCGAATGTATAGCCATCAGGAGATTTGACGCTCTGCAACAATTTGCCATTGCTGTCGGCGATAAGGATGCGTTCGTGCGTGGCGTATGGAGTTCCGACAAACTCAGTCCCGGTTTTTCCTGCAAAATCAAGGAATGCGGTGCGTTTGCTACCGTCTTGTGCTAGGGACGCATTGCAAGCTTGTTCGTCATTGTACCATATAGTAGAGTTCGATTTTTGTGTAATGTCAGAACCAGAATCCGCAAAGAGGGCACGCAACAATCTTGCACCTGTAACAGCGAGTTTGTTGTCTTCGCTAACGCCGCCGTGATAAGCTCCGTCGAAAAGTTTTTCTGGGACGCCAAATTTGCCATTTGCGAATTTGACTTGCCACGTACTCGTCGCTGCAAATGCGGTTTCGTCTTTGTTGTTGCCAGCATCCGTGACGTAAACGATAACCGTGTCGCCGTTTACAACGCGCCAACGCGGAATAGCAGCGCTTGGAACATCGAGCTTTACAAGATTTGAACCGTTTGCGTTCATGTCGCGAACGTAAAGGCGGGATTCTCCAGCAATACCTTCAAATCGAGTGCAGAATGCTACATGTTTTCCGTCAGGCGAAATATCGGGATGGTAAACTTCCAAAGTGTCTTCAATTTCTGTAACGGACAACGTTCCGTCATTGTAATTGATGTAAGCAAGATTCCCGCTAATGTCGTTTCTGAAAGCGAGAATCGTGTTGTACGTTCCCGTATAAGATTTTAAGGCTGTCGCGCTTGCAAGCGGAGAGACTATGCTCTGTTGCACTTTGCCATTATCATCAAGCCATGTCGGAGATGGAATTTTTCCAAAAGCGAGTCGGAACCCAATTCGTTCTGCATGAGATGAGGATTCTACGGTGTAATCATCGCCACGGGAAACCAAATTTATTTCTGATGCGCGGTCTGAATAATATCCGCCTTTTAAAACTCTTTCCCCAACAGCGCCACCATCTGGAGCACCGACATAATTTGTAACAGTCGTGTCGCGGAACATCCCCGCCCAGTCATTTACCCACTCTTTTACATTTCCTGCCAAGTCGCAAAATCCTAAAGAATCCTTCCCTGCAGTACAGACGGGGTGCGCATGAAATTCAGAATTATCAGAATTCCAGCTTTTTTCTTTGGGATTCCAGCCTTGTGATGCCGCGAGAACCCACTCTGCTTCTGTCGGGAGTCGGAAAGCATCGGCATCAGGATGGAACGCAAAACCTTCTAGATTTGTGCAATGGCCTTCGGTATCGTAAGTTGCTTTTGTGTACGTGTAAGCAGTATCATGATTTAGTTCTACGCTCTTGGCATTCGCATAAAGAACGGCGTCGAAGTAAGTAACATTGGCTAACGGCAGCTCATCGTTTGCGCGTTCGCCAAAGTCTTTCACCTTGCCTTTTTTCGCGAGAATTCGATAGTCCCCGCAAGTAACTTCGTGAACATCTAAATAAAATTCATAATCGAGATGGACTTTCATAGCGGGGCGTTCAGCAGCTCTGAACGAAGATTCGTTACTCCCCAAAACCAGATCACCGCCTTTGATGACCTGCATGCCCTCCATTCTTTCAGGTTCGGGTTCGACGTCGGGTACAATATCGTTGGACGAGCTACTGCTATTGCTACAAGCTCCCCATAATATTGATATAATTAACAAAAAAAGCCAAATTTTCATGGAAAAAAACGCTGTACGAGCTTACTTTTCTACGCCAAAATTATGAATTGTAAAGACTTTTGTCAAATAAAGTGCATGTGGGCGACAAAAGGCTTAGTTCAAGCGCAATTTTACACCTTGTTTTTACACTTTCTGTAAATTAACATTCGTTTTTCCAAAATTTGAAAAACATCGTTTTTTGTAAAGAGGGCTAGAAACCCGCAAATTACACATTTTTCGCATAAAATCATTCAAATTCCATTTTGGCACGTTTTTTGCAAATAGGGCAGCGAAAAACAAAAAACAATAAGGAGTTTGCCAAATGAGCAACGCATATAGATTAAAAGCAATCAAGGAAATCGCGAGCGAAGCCGCCGGCGCAAACATGGCCGCAGCCCCCGCAAACATCGACTTTTATGGTGAAGACGTTTTCAACGCCGACGCCATGCGCACTTACCTGCCGAAAGACATCTGCAAAAAGCTTTTCGCAACTATCGACGATGGCGCACCGCTCGATCCGAGCATCGCTGGCGAAGTTGCACACGGCATGAAAAAGTGGGCCCTTGATCGCGGCGCTACTCACTTTACTCACTGGTTCCAGCCTCTTACCGGTTCCACTGCCGAAAAGCACGACTCTTTCTTGGAACCCGAAGGCGACAAGGCTATCCTCGCTTTCAGCGGCAAGAACTTGATCGTCGGCGAACCGGACGCATCTTCTTTCCCGAGCGGTGGTCTCCGTTCTACTTTCGAAGCTCGTGGTTACACCGCTTGGGACCCGACTTCCCCGGCTTTCATCAAGCGCCACGGCAACGGCGCAACGCTTTGCATCCCGACCGCATTCTGCAGCTACACTGGCGAAGCACTCGACAAGAAGACCCCGCTCCTCCGTTCCATTCAGGCCTTGCAGAAATCCGCCGACCGTCTCATGGGTCTCTTCGGAGTCGCCCAGCAGAAGGTCACCGTCACGCTCGGTGCCGAACAGGAATACTTCCTCGTCGACAAGCGCTTCTACCTCCAGCGCCCGGACCTCTACCAGGCCGGCCGCACCTTGTTCGGTGCCGCTCCGGCTAAGCACCAGCAGATGGAAGACCACTACTTCGGTAGCATTCCGTCTCGCATTTTGAACTTTATGAACGATGTGGAAAAGGAACTCTGGAAGCTCGGCATTCCGGCAAAGACCCGCCACAACGAAGTCGCTCCGGCTCAGTTCGAACTTGCTCCGATGTTCGAAGAAGTGAACCTCGCTTGCGACCACAACATGCAGATTATGGAAGTCCTCCGTCAGGTCGCTGACCGCCACGGACTCGTCTGCCTCCTCCACGAAAAGCCGTTTGCAGGCATCAACGGTTCTGGTAAGCACAACAACTGGTCTGTGAACTATGGTAAGACCAACCTCTTGAACCCGGGCAAGGACCCGCACCAGAACGCCATCTTCCTCACCACGCTCTGCGCTGTGATTTACGCCGTCGATACTCACGCTGACTTGCTCCGTATGGCTGTTGCAAGCGCTGGTAACGACCACCGCCTTGGAGCAAACGAAGCTCCTCCGGCAATTATCTCCATGTACCTCGGCGACCAGCTTGCTGATGTCGTCGATCAGCTCGAAAAGGGCGATCCGAAGTCCAGCAAGCAGGCTGGCGCTCTCAAGCTCGGTTCTGACACTCTCCCGCCGCTCCCGCGTGACGCTACGGACCGTAACCGTACTTCTCCGTTTGCATTCACAGGCAACAAGTTCGAATTCCGTGCACCGGGTTCTAGCCAGAGCTGCTCTGAACCGAACGTTATCCTCAATACGATTGTTGCAGAAGCATTCGACATCATTGCAGACAAGCTTGCCGACGTTCCTGCAGACAAGTTCCACGAAGAACTCCAGAACCTTCTCCAGAAGATCGTTAAGGAACACAAGCGCGTTATCTTCAACGGCAACGGCTATACCGACGAATGGGTTGAAGAAGCTGCAAAGCGCGGCCTCCCGAACACCCGCACTACCATGGAAGCCCTCCAGGCACTTACCAAGAAAGAAAACGTCGCCCTCTTCGAAAAGTACGGCGTGTTCAACAAGCGCGAACTCGATTCCCGCTACGAAGTCAACATGGAAGACTACCACAAGAAGATTCACATCGAAGGTGAAATCGCTCGCGACATGGCGAAGGACATCATTCTCCCGCAGGCTATCGAAGCTTACTCCGCTGCTCTCAAGGCAAACGAAATGGCTCTGAACCAGGGCTTCCCGGCTCTCGATTCTTACGCCAAGCCGCTTGGCGAAGGCATCAAGAAGTTGCTCGCAGCTATCGAAGTGATGGAAAAGGCTCTCGCCTCCAAGCACGAAGATATCTTGAACGGTATGCTCGACCTCCGCTTGGTTGTGGACTCTCTCGAAAAGATTGTTCCGGACGAAAAGTGGCCGCTTCCGAAGTACCGCGAGATGTTGTTCATCTACTAATGATTTAAGCACATCAAAACCGAAGACAAAATCACTCGTCGAAAGGCGGGTGATTTTTTTGCTAAACTTCTTTTTGTTGTAAAAACTTACATCGGGATTTTGTCTAAACCACTATAAAAAGTGGCGAAATGAAAATATAATTGTTTTCATGAAATCAACAAAACTTTGTGCATTCTCTCTTTCCTTGCTGTTCAGTGCCGCTATGGCCACTGCAGCTGATACCGCAGGTAATTTCTTTGATGAAAACGGCGCTTACTACGGCCCGGACTGCGAAAAAGATGGTTCCCAGTTCAACGGCGCATATTACACCGGCAACTATGAAAGCCCGTTCAAGACCTACTTGGGCAAGACCGACGCAGAAATCAAAGAAAAAATGGATGCGATGTGGGAACACTATTTTAAGGGCGACAACAATTCCAAGGTGTTCTTCGACAATGGTAACGAAGGTTACATCAAGGATATCAACAACAACGACGTTCGCTCCGAAGGTATGTCTTACGGCATGATGATTGCCGTGCAGACAGGTCACAAAGAAGAATTTGACAAGCTCTGGAAATGGGCCAAGAACCACATGTGGCACAAGGGTGGTGACTGGGACGGTTACTTTGCCTGGCAGCGTGGTGACAACGGCATGGGCGGTGACGACAACTGCGCACCTGATGGCGAAATGTACTTTATGATGTCACTCTTGTTCGCAGCAAACCGCTGGGACGATGATCAGTACAGAAAAGACGCTCTGTACATCATGGACAAGATGTGGAACAACCCAAGCCACAAGCTCTTTAACCAGGGCAACTACATTATCGTGTTCCAGCCGCTCGGCAACGGAAACGATTTCTCTGACCCGTCTTATGACTTGCCTGCTTACTTGGAACTCTTCTCCCGCTGGGCAGAAAAGGATACTGACAAGTGGAAAAAGGCAGTCACCGCTGCTCGCGATCACCTTTACAAGTCTTCTAACACGAGCTCAGGCTTGTTCGCCGACTATAGCTCCTTCAACGGTCAGCCGCAGTCCTATTCTTACAACTCCAACTCCACCAAGTACATGTACGACGCCATGCGTTGCGCTATGAACTTCGGTATGGACTACTACCTGTTCGGTGCTGACTCCACCAGAGAAATTGAAATGGCAAATCGCATCATCAATTTCTTTGAAAAGGACGGCTACAAGCACGCTCGCTTTAACTGGGATGGTTCCAATCCGCAGGAACAGTACACGCAGGGCGAAGCCGGTGCAAACGCAGTTGCCGCCATCGCTTTGAGAAGCACTGCTGATTCTGAAGAAAAGATCAAGAAGAATCTCCAGAACGCTTGGGACACGAAGTTCATGACCGGTCAGTACCGCTACTATGATGGCTTGGTCCACTACCTCGCCATGCTCCACTTGAGCGGTAACTTCAAGATTTGGAAGCCGAAGCCGACCGTCGAAGAAAAGTCTGTCGAAGCAAGCGAATACTGTGGCGTGAAGATTGAAAAGGATACCACGTTCTACGCTTTCGAATCTTGCAAGCTTTACAAGGTTAGCGCAAAGCCGGAAACCATCGCCATTGGGTCCAAGATTAAGTTGAACAACGCTGTGAGAGTTTGGTCTACCAATAGCGCCATCGTTATTGAAAACGCTGTGGTTGGCACCAAGTTCGCTGTTACGGATCTCAATGGTCGCGTGCTCAAGTCTGCAAAGACAAGCTCCGCCATGCAAGAAGTCCGCATCAATAGCAGAGGCAACTTCCTCGTCATCGTTGGCGATAAGACCTACAAGGTTGTGAAGTAATAAGACATAGAGATTCCTGCTTTGTGTCGGGATCTATAAATGGGCGTGCAGAAATGCGCGCTCTTTTTTTGTAAGTTGTGATTACATAAAATGTAAAACAAAATTGAAAATTTACATTTTATGTAAAATATTTTCGTGTGGAGTTTGCGTCCGTTATCGGAAAATTCGCAAAAATCGCCATATCTCCACTTTTGGCACGTCTTTTGCTTATAGCGACAAAAAGAATTACAATTTGTGTAAATTAGGAAAATTAAAATGGCATTACAGCATAGATACAACGGAAAGACTAAGTTTATTATCGTCACCGGAGGCGTCATCTCCGGACTCGGCAAAGGGGTAGCGGCAGCGTCCATCGGGGCGCTGCTTTCTGCTAGAATGAAGGTGGTTCCGGTCAAGTGTGATGGTTACCTCAACACAGATCCGGGCACGATGAACCCGACCGAACATGGTGAAGTTTTTGTTTTGGATGACGGTGGCGAATGCGACATGGACTTCGGCCACTACGAACGCTTTTTGAACGTGACCGCCAAGAAAGATTGGAGCCTCACGATGGGTCGCATCTTTAAGATGATCCTCGAGAAGGAACGCCGCGGCGACTATCTTGGCCATACGGTGCAGTTCATCCCGCACGTGACCGACCTTATCAAGGAACAGTTCTACAGAATTGCAAATCAGGAAAAAGCCGATGTGCTGTTGATTGAAATCGGCGGTACCGTGGGCGACCTTGAAAACCAGTTCTACATCGAAGCCGCTCGCCAGTTGAGCCATGAAGTTGGCGACCACAACGCCATTTTCGTACACCTCACCTACGTTCCGATTCCGTCTGGTGTGAACGAACAGAAGTCTAAGCCTACGCAGATGTCTGTGCGTGACTTGAACAAGCTCGGCATTTACCCGGAAATTGTTATCGGTCGTTGCGAAGAATATATCAAGCCGCACCTCAAGGCAAAAATCGGCTTGTTCTGCAATCTGCCGGCAGACCATATCATTTCGGGCATTGACGTGAAGCACGTTTACGAATGCCCGCTCGTTTACGATGCCGAAGGCATTCCTGAGATTCTTTCCAAGACGCTTGGCATTTACGCCCCGCCGAAACTTGATCAGTGGAGCAAGCTCGTGGACGCTCTCAAGCGCAATTCTGTAAATCCGCGCAAGACGCTTACCGTTGCCATTTGCGGCAAGTACCTTGCCCTAGAAGATTCTTACGCATCCGTCGTCGAAGCGATTACGCACGCCTCCGCCCATTTGGATTTGCATGCCAACATCCGCTGGGTCGATACGGAGAAAATTGAAAAT
This is a stretch of genomic DNA from Fibrobacter sp. UWB13. It encodes these proteins:
- a CDS encoding TIGR02171 family protein, producing MKIWLFLLIISILWGACSNSSSSSNDIVPDVEPEPERMEGMQVIKGGDLVLGSNESSFRAAERPAMKVHLDYEFYLDVHEVTCGDYRILAKKGKVKDFGERANDELPLANVTYFDAVLYANAKSVELNHDTAYTYTKATYDTEGHCTNLEGFAFHPDADAFRLPTEAEWVLAASQGWNPKEKSWNSDNSEFHAHPVCTAGKDSLGFCDLAGNVKEWVNDWAGMFRDTTVTNYVGAPDGGAVGERVLKGGYYSDRASEINLVSRGDDYTVESSSHAERIGFRLAFGKIPSPTWLDDNGKVQQSIVSPLASATALKSYTGTYNTILAFRNDISGNLAYINYNDGTLSVTEIEDTLEVYHPDISPDGKHVAFCTRFEGIAGESRLYVRDMNANGSNLVKLDVPSAAIPRWRVVNGDTVIVYVTDAGNNKDETAFAATSTWQVKFANGKFGVPEKLFDGAYHGGVSEDNKLAVTGARLLRALFADSGSDITQKSNSTIWYNDEQACNASLAQDGSKRTAFLDFAGKTGTEFVGTPYATHERILIADSNGKLLQSVKSPDGYTFDHSEWATDGERSNIVATLVNKNGAHTKIVLANPTDNSILELAEGDELWHPNLWVKKVFKAPKDTIPQDTVKKDSIPKDTIPKDSIPKDTVKKDTVKNDTLPKDTFQLDPDSAGIYFVPGTSEIAVKWRYKIDLLWHQYDSLNTVILGSSRALHGVIPSLFDQKFKALNMANSNSMLYCANFIFENYVLSHVSHLKYIVISVDMDIWFNSAPNSFLLNNHRNYPGYAYDEDHNYWKDSVPSKLAEYTRNSPGYSKFEPLLNTMGYEQLEAAGWGDPKIWTDSLWLNRYSNLYYDNFNLLKTIIEECEAREIYVIGVIFPQNPAYKNTGALGFHGIQRSKAPALIKELADLHDEHPNFVLMDENKMGEHDYTDDMAFDCNHLAHEGAIQMTKRLDSLLQTLP
- the pyrG gene encoding glutamine hydrolyzing CTP synthase — its product is MALQHRYNGKTKFIIVTGGVISGLGKGVAAASIGALLSARMKVVPVKCDGYLNTDPGTMNPTEHGEVFVLDDGGECDMDFGHYERFLNVTAKKDWSLTMGRIFKMILEKERRGDYLGHTVQFIPHVTDLIKEQFYRIANQEKADVLLIEIGGTVGDLENQFYIEAARQLSHEVGDHNAIFVHLTYVPIPSGVNEQKSKPTQMSVRDLNKLGIYPEIVIGRCEEYIKPHLKAKIGLFCNLPADHIISGIDVKHVYECPLVYDAEGIPEILSKTLGIYAPPKLDQWSKLVDALKRNSVNPRKTLTVAICGKYLALEDSYASVVEAITHASAHLDLHANIRWVDTEKIENGTVSVETALKGVDAVIVPGGFGSRGIEGKIQVIRYVRENKIPFLGICYGMQLSVVEFARHVCGMQGAGTVEMESETNHVEVPVIAFLPGQEHIKDLGATMRLGGHDVVIKENSLAAQVYGSTAIRERFRHRYEVNPQYVEQIEKGDPTGANQQKLVFSGKAANEDIMQIMELTDHPYFMACQFHPELKSSLIHPAPLFLGLLKAADEKN
- a CDS encoding glycosyl hydrolase family 8, translating into MKSTKLCAFSLSLLFSAAMATAADTAGNFFDENGAYYGPDCEKDGSQFNGAYYTGNYESPFKTYLGKTDAEIKEKMDAMWEHYFKGDNNSKVFFDNGNEGYIKDINNNDVRSEGMSYGMMIAVQTGHKEEFDKLWKWAKNHMWHKGGDWDGYFAWQRGDNGMGGDDNCAPDGEMYFMMSLLFAANRWDDDQYRKDALYIMDKMWNNPSHKLFNQGNYIIVFQPLGNGNDFSDPSYDLPAYLELFSRWAEKDTDKWKKAVTAARDHLYKSSNTSSGLFADYSSFNGQPQSYSYNSNSTKYMYDAMRCAMNFGMDYYLFGADSTREIEMANRIINFFEKDGYKHARFNWDGSNPQEQYTQGEAGANAVAAIALRSTADSEEKIKKNLQNAWDTKFMTGQYRYYDGLVHYLAMLHLSGNFKIWKPKPTVEEKSVEASEYCGVKIEKDTTFYAFESCKLYKVSAKPETIAIGSKIKLNNAVRVWSTNSAIVIENAVVGTKFAVTDLNGRVLKSAKTSSAMQEVRINSRGNFLVIVGDKTYKVVK
- a CDS encoding glutamine synthetase III; the protein is MSNAYRLKAIKEIASEAAGANMAAAPANIDFYGEDVFNADAMRTYLPKDICKKLFATIDDGAPLDPSIAGEVAHGMKKWALDRGATHFTHWFQPLTGSTAEKHDSFLEPEGDKAILAFSGKNLIVGEPDASSFPSGGLRSTFEARGYTAWDPTSPAFIKRHGNGATLCIPTAFCSYTGEALDKKTPLLRSIQALQKSADRLMGLFGVAQQKVTVTLGAEQEYFLVDKRFYLQRPDLYQAGRTLFGAAPAKHQQMEDHYFGSIPSRILNFMNDVEKELWKLGIPAKTRHNEVAPAQFELAPMFEEVNLACDHNMQIMEVLRQVADRHGLVCLLHEKPFAGINGSGKHNNWSVNYGKTNLLNPGKDPHQNAIFLTTLCAVIYAVDTHADLLRMAVASAGNDHRLGANEAPPAIISMYLGDQLADVVDQLEKGDPKSSKQAGALKLGSDTLPPLPRDATDRNRTSPFAFTGNKFEFRAPGSSQSCSEPNVILNTIVAEAFDIIADKLADVPADKFHEELQNLLQKIVKEHKRVIFNGNGYTDEWVEEAAKRGLPNTRTTMEALQALTKKENVALFEKYGVFNKRELDSRYEVNMEDYHKKIHIEGEIARDMAKDIILPQAIEAYSAALKANEMALNQGFPALDSYAKPLGEGIKKLLAAIEVMEKALASKHEDILNGMLDLRLVVDSLEKIVPDEKWPLPKYREMLFIY